The Ignavibacteriales bacterium DNA segment TGGATTCAAAAAGAATGAGACTGCAGGTTACTTTTCCAGAACTTAAAATGAATGACGGAAGAAGTGATATTGCTTTGTCGTTGTTTCTTCACAACAGTTACGACGGCAGTGAAGGCGTTAGAATGTATTGGGGTGCCATTCGCGCTATCTGCTCAAACGGAATGGTATTCGGCGAAGTGCTTTCAAAATTCTATTCAAAACATACAAGCGGAATAAATCTGGGCAATCTGAAAGAACAGGTTGAATCAACTTATAACCAGATACCAGTTATTAAAGAAAGAATCTCAATACTTCAGAAGATTGAAGCAACTCAAACAATTTCAGATGAGATAAATAAGAAGCTTGGCAAGAATGCAGCAGCCTATGTTGCTGAGCAGCCAGCTCCTGAGAGCCAGTGGATACTTTATAACTATCTCACTTACTACATATCACATCTTATTGATAGAAGGATGAGAGCTTCATACCAAATGAAGGTTAGTAAATTATTCAAATTATAAATTAGAAAGGTTCCTGTAGGAACAGGATTAAATGCGGACCAGAAGCTTACTACTTCATATCAAGGCCACGCAGCCCTTCTATATTTTAAGGAGTTAAAATGGATGATGAAGAAGAGTTTGAAGAAAAAATTATTATTGTAATTGAAGGTGGAATGGTCACTGAGGTCTATTCTTCAAATGCAACTGGAAAGATAATAGTTGTTGATATGGATTGTAGAAAAACAGGAGAAGACTCAATAACAGAATTTCCTGGCCCGAGACTCAGTTCGATGATGAAAGAGTTGAGGAGCTATTAAAGGATAGATAAGATGACATATAAAGAATTAAAAGATCAACTGGAGGACCTGAACGAAGATCAACTTAAAATGGATGTGACTATTTATGATACTGAAGATGATGAATTTTTTGGTTGCTATGCTCCAAATTTAAGTTTCAGTGAAGAAGATGATACTCTTGATGAAAACCACCCTTACTTGACCATCAAGAATGGGTAGTCCGAAAATGATCTGCAAGATATTGCGTGGAAAATAAAAAAGGAGAACTAGTTTCTCCTTTAGCTTGAGAATATTTTTCTACCAAAAAAATTTTACAAACTCGTTTTGTATCCAGAATCGAAAAATCCTTATGCAAAGTTTATGCGAGCTCGATCAGGTATTTGAGGGGGGCTATGGGACCCTACCACCCTATTGGGAAGAATGAGTTTGAATTCTCTATTTTATTTATTTGTTATTAAGAACACCTAAATTCTTTTTCATAAAATCCATCGGATTATAAAAATATTTATTCAATTCCTCGTTGGTCATTGTAAGCCAACTTGCACACCCATAATTGTAAAAAGATTTTCTTATCTCAAGATGCAAATGATCAAATGAACCTCCTTGTTTTATCTCTTCCTTCGGAGTGTATAATCTTGCAAGCTTAGTATCTTGATTTACTTCCTATCCATTCTTCACAAATATTTCCTGTAAATGTTTATTGACAAGTTCCGGTGATTTTTCAGTCTTAGTTGATGAAAAATATCGCTCCCTGATTTCATTGATATACTCTTTTTTTGCGGCAATGCTCATAGATAACCTCAAAATTGTTGGTTACCTATATTATGATCCAACGACCTTTTTCTTAACCTACTTTGGTTACTTTATTTTTGAACCAATGCGAGTAATTAAAATATTCGAAAAATAAATTGCTTTGTAGTTAAGTTATTTATTATGTTTCTCATGTGTAAACTTCTATTAAGTAGAAGTAAGTGATTGGTTAATTTTCAGTAATCAATTTTATTATCGGAATAAGGGCATATTCATATGGAAATATTCGATAGGTTATTAAGATGTACAAGTGAGGGGTACTGCACCAAAAGCACCTTGTATTTTATAGTTATATCCTCCCACCTTTATATCAAATTATTAAAATCAGCATTTATGGTTATCGTATGAGGATTGATAAGAACTATACTTTTTACCTGGGCGGTTATGATGCCGAGATGTATGAGATAAGAAAAATACTTGAGCATCATAATCTTTCTTTCTTTGACAAGAACCTTTCCTGGGGAGCTAAAGCTTCAGATTATAAAGATAATTTGAATTCTGTTAAAAAAACCGAAATCCCGGTTCTGATTGAACTAACTATTGATATGCCAATTCCACTTAATACAATAATAATTGATCATCATAACGAAAATGAGAGCAAGCCATCCTCAGTTGAACAGATTGCTGTGTTGTTGGGTATTGAATTGAACAGATGGCAAAAATTAATTGCTGCAAATGACAAAGGGTATATACCTGCAATGAAAAATATCTGTGCCTCAACTATTGAAATAAAAGAGATAAGGGAATTTGACAGAAAAGCACAGGGAGTTACAGAAGAAGATGAAAAACTTGCTGAAGAATCGATTATAAAGAACAAAAAGGAACAAAATGGGATAACTATCATCAAGTCGTTGACGGAAAAGTTCAGCCCGATAGCTGACAGGATGTATGGTAAAACTAGCAATCTATTAGTATACACAGACGAGGCATTAACGTATTATGGAGAAAAGAAAAAACAAATTCTAAATAAATTTAATAATCTAGTTGACGGTGGGAAGGCATACTACGGCGGAAAAGATTTTGGATTTTTTGGCTTGGCAAAGGGAAAGGTGACAAATGATGAAGTTATTGAGATAAAAAACGAAATACTTGAGATGAAACCTGAAATGAATGAAAAGTTATACAGCCATCATATTTTTATTTTTCCATTTAAGTGGAGAAAATGGAAAGTTGATGACCAGTCATTATTACACGACAAATTTGATGTTGAATTTTTTCTTGAGGAACTCAAAAGCAGCAACTGGGAACCTAAACCATTCGATCTCAACCTACCTGATCGATACAACGAATATAA contains these protein-coding regions:
- a CDS encoding DUF932 domain-containing protein; this translates as MTEQLEKRLSKFTFPVTERRVFFDNPSKGLDSTKEYKAIIRTDKNKLISIMQDSYQLIPNREVIMPLLDQLHQLDTRWHFDNSHSFVDSKRMRLQVTFPELKMNDGRSDIALSLFLHNSYDGSEGVRMYWGAIRAICSNGMVFGEVLSKFYSKHTSGINLGNLKEQVESTYNQIPVIKERISILQKIEATQTISDEINKKLGKNAAAYVAEQPAPESQWILYNYLTYYISHLIDRRMRASYQMKVSKLFKL